A part of Pantoea vagans genomic DNA contains:
- a CDS encoding hemolysin family protein: protein MLDSLLVILLLIVISAFFSLSEISLAAARKIKLKLLADEGNVNAQRVLKMQETPGMFFTVVQIGLNAVAILGGIVGDAAFSPVFSGLFNRFVSPELAEQLSFICSFTIVTSLFILFADLTPKRVGMVAPETIALRIINPMRFCLLVMRPLVFLFNGLANVFFRIFKLPMVRKDDITSDDIYAVVEAGALAGVLRKQEHELIENVFELESRTVPSSMTSRENIVWFDLHEDETSLKTKIAEHPHSKFLVCSGDIDHIVGYVDSKELLLRVLGNQSMALNSGLQIRSALIVPDTLTLSEALESFKTAGEDFAVIMNEYALVVGIITLNDVMTTLMGDLVGQGMEEQIVARDENSWLVEGGTPIDDVMRVLDIDDFPQSGNYETIGGFMMYMLRKIPKRTDFVKFAGYKFEVVDIDSYRIDQLLVTRIDERPPVLSMTKSEEE from the coding sequence ATGTTAGATAGCTTGCTTGTCATTCTGTTGCTGATCGTAATCAGTGCCTTTTTTTCTCTGTCAGAGATATCGCTGGCGGCCGCCCGTAAGATCAAACTGAAACTGCTCGCCGATGAAGGCAATGTTAATGCGCAGCGTGTCCTTAAAATGCAGGAAACGCCGGGCATGTTCTTCACCGTGGTGCAGATTGGCCTTAACGCCGTCGCCATCCTGGGCGGTATTGTCGGCGACGCGGCTTTTTCACCGGTTTTCAGCGGCCTGTTTAACCGTTTTGTCTCGCCGGAACTGGCAGAGCAGCTCAGCTTTATCTGCTCCTTCACCATCGTCACCAGCCTCTTTATCCTGTTCGCTGACTTAACCCCGAAGCGGGTTGGCATGGTCGCACCGGAGACCATCGCGCTGCGCATCATCAACCCAATGCGTTTCTGCCTGCTGGTGATGCGTCCGCTGGTCTTTCTGTTTAACGGCCTGGCCAACGTCTTCTTCCGTATTTTCAAACTGCCGATGGTGCGTAAAGATGACATCACCTCTGACGACATCTATGCCGTTGTTGAAGCGGGTGCGCTGGCGGGCGTGCTGCGTAAGCAGGAGCATGAGCTGATTGAAAACGTGTTTGAGCTGGAATCGCGTACCGTTCCCTCTTCAATGACCTCACGTGAGAATATCGTCTGGTTTGATCTGCATGAAGATGAGACCAGCCTCAAGACCAAAATCGCTGAACATCCGCATTCTAAGTTTCTGGTCTGCAGCGGTGATATCGATCATATCGTCGGTTATGTCGACTCTAAAGAGCTGCTGCTGCGTGTGCTGGGCAATCAGAGTATGGCGCTGAACAGTGGCCTGCAGATTCGCTCTGCGCTGATTGTGCCGGACACGCTGACCCTCTCCGAAGCGCTGGAAAGTTTTAAAACCGCTGGCGAAGATTTCGCGGTGATTATGAACGAGTATGCGCTGGTCGTGGGCATTATTACTCTGAATGACGTGATGACCACGCTGATGGGTGACCTGGTAGGCCAGGGCATGGAAGAGCAGATTGTGGCGCGCGATGAAAATTCATGGCTGGTTGAGGGCGGTACACCGATTGATGACGTGATGCGCGTGCTGGACATTGATGATTTCCCGCAGTCAGGCAACTACGAAACCATCGGCGGCTTTATGATGTATATGCTGCGTAAGATTCCAAAGCGTACTGATTTTGTGAAGTTTGCTGGCTACAAATTCGAGGTGGTGGATATTGATAGCTATCGCATCGACCAGCTGCTGGTTACCCGCATCGACGAACGACCGCCGGTGCTGAGCATGACGAAAAGCGAAGAAGAGTAG
- a CDS encoding YtfJ family protein, which produces MRNILTAAALSLLIPASVMAHDLRKDMRVPPVGVNDKGELLLKQEKFSYKNWNSAQLSGKVRVVQHIAGRSSAKEMNAALIEAIKAAKLPHDRYQTTTIVNTDDAIPGTGMFVRSSVETNKQQYPWSQFVIDSKGNVQHAWQLQPGGSAIMVLDKQGKVRFVKDGSLTQDEVTKVMALLASLLKE; this is translated from the coding sequence ATGCGAAACATTCTGACCGCGGCGGCGTTGTCTTTGCTGATACCAGCAAGCGTGATGGCCCATGACCTCAGAAAGGATATGCGGGTTCCCCCGGTGGGGGTTAATGACAAAGGCGAACTGTTATTAAAGCAGGAGAAGTTTAGCTACAAAAACTGGAATAGCGCGCAGCTCAGTGGAAAAGTTCGCGTGGTCCAGCATATTGCTGGCCGCTCCTCCGCTAAAGAGATGAATGCGGCACTGATAGAGGCAATCAAAGCTGCGAAGCTGCCGCACGATCGCTATCAGACTACCACTATCGTGAATACCGATGACGCCATTCCCGGCACCGGCATGTTTGTGCGTAGCAGCGTTGAGACCAACAAGCAGCAATATCCATGGTCGCAGTTTGTCATCGACAGCAAGGGCAATGTGCAGCATGCCTGGCAGTTACAGCCGGGCGGTTCCGCCATTATGGTGCTGGATAAACAGGGCAAGGTGAGATTTGTGAAGGATGGATCGCTGACGCAGGATGAAGTGACAAAGGTGATGGCGCTGCTGGCCTCACTGCTGAAAGAGTAA
- a CDS encoding DUF1107 domain-containing protein, whose product MKIFQRYNPLQIAKYVKTLFKGRLYIKDVGAFEFDKGKVLIPRVKDKQHLSVMSEINRQVVRLKLEFN is encoded by the coding sequence ATGAAGATCTTCCAGCGCTATAATCCGCTACAAATAGCGAAATATGTAAAAACGCTGTTCAAAGGAAGGTTGTATATCAAGGACGTTGGCGCGTTCGAGTTCGATAAAGGGAAAGTCTTGATCCCGCGCGTCAAAGACAAACAGCATCTGAGCGTGATGTCAGAAATTAACCGCCAGGTCGTTCGTCTCAAGCTTGAGTTCAACTAA
- a CDS encoding gamma-glutamylcyclotransferase family protein has product MRIIVYGSLRRKQGNSHWMTNAQWLGDHQIEGFELYSLGHYPGVIEGNGAVQCEVYRIDASTLAELDALRTKGGEYKRYLTQTPFGSAWLYVYQRSVAGRQRIMSGDWLKRDEEPEA; this is encoded by the coding sequence ATGCGAATAATTGTCTACGGCAGTTTACGGCGCAAACAGGGAAACAGTCACTGGATGACGAATGCGCAGTGGCTGGGTGATCACCAGATTGAAGGCTTTGAGCTTTACAGTCTGGGGCATTATCCCGGCGTCATAGAGGGCAATGGAGCGGTACAGTGTGAAGTGTACCGCATTGATGCCTCAACCCTTGCGGAGCTGGATGCGCTTCGCACCAAAGGGGGAGAGTACAAACGTTATCTGACTCAGACGCCGTTTGGCAGTGCATGGCTTTATGTCTATCAACGCTCAGTGGCAGGACGCCAGCGCATTATGAGTGGTGACTGGCTGAAGCGCGATGAGGAGCCAGAGGCCTGA
- the tamA gene encoding autotransporter assembly complex protein TamA — MAGLLLAAPALEAATVRLQVDGLTGDLQRNVRARLSTIGSDEVSNDGRFRARVSVAIKEGLRALGYYEPTIDFESRPAPAQGGRPVLVAHVTPGEPVKIGGSTIVVEGDARNDADYKAWVKQGRPKVGTQLNHGQYDRFKSGFSNLALRNGYFDGTFKKSQLGVSVERREAFWDIDYDSGERYRFGDVTFQGSQIREEYLQNLVPFKEGDYYSSRDLAELNRRLSATGWFNSVVVAPEFSKGRQTKVLPLNAVMSPRTENTIETGVGYSTDVGPRLKGTWKKPWINDSGHSLAASAYVSAPEQQVDLSYKVPLLKSPLEQYYTFSGGLKRTDLNDTKADTTTLAMSRNWDSSSGWQKAVNLRWSLDHFTQGSVTNTTMLLYPGVSVNRTRSRGGLMPTWGDSQRYSVDVSDTTWGSDVDFLILQAQNVWIRTLGDSHRFVARGNLGWIETNDFDKVPPDLRFFAGGDRSIRGYKYKNISPRDDDGKLTGASKLATGSLEYQYNVTGKWWGAVFVDSGEAVNDIKQSNIKTGAGVGVRWSSPVGPIKFDIARPIGDDEAHGLQFYVGLGPEL, encoded by the coding sequence ATGGCTGGCCTGCTGCTTGCCGCGCCCGCCCTTGAGGCGGCGACAGTGCGATTACAGGTAGACGGCTTAACCGGGGATCTTCAGAGAAATGTCAGGGCGCGCCTGTCGACCATCGGCAGCGATGAGGTCTCTAACGATGGTCGTTTTCGCGCGCGTGTCTCTGTTGCGATAAAAGAGGGGCTGCGCGCACTCGGTTATTATGAACCTACTATCGATTTTGAATCCCGCCCCGCGCCTGCGCAGGGTGGACGTCCGGTTTTAGTGGCCCATGTCACCCCAGGCGAACCGGTAAAAATCGGCGGCAGCACTATCGTGGTCGAAGGCGATGCGCGGAACGACGCCGATTATAAAGCCTGGGTGAAGCAGGGACGGCCCAAAGTGGGCACGCAGCTTAACCACGGCCAGTATGACCGATTCAAAAGCGGCTTCTCAAATCTTGCGCTGCGTAACGGCTATTTCGACGGCACCTTTAAAAAAAGCCAGCTCGGCGTCTCGGTGGAACGGCGTGAAGCCTTCTGGGATATTGATTACGACAGCGGCGAGCGCTATCGCTTTGGCGACGTCACGTTCCAGGGTTCGCAGATTCGCGAAGAGTACCTGCAGAACCTGGTACCGTTCAAAGAGGGGGATTACTACAGCTCCCGCGATTTAGCCGAGCTGAATCGGCGTCTCTCCGCCACCGGCTGGTTTAATTCGGTGGTGGTTGCGCCGGAGTTCAGCAAGGGACGCCAGACCAAAGTCCTGCCGCTGAATGCCGTGATGTCGCCCCGCACCGAAAACACTATTGAAACCGGTGTCGGCTACTCCACTGATGTCGGTCCGCGCCTGAAAGGCACCTGGAAAAAACCGTGGATCAATGACAGCGGCCACAGTCTGGCGGCCAGCGCCTACGTTTCTGCGCCGGAACAGCAGGTCGATCTCAGCTACAAAGTGCCGCTGCTGAAAAGCCCGCTGGAGCAGTACTACACCTTCTCTGGCGGCCTGAAGCGCACTGACCTCAACGACACTAAAGCCGACACCACGACGCTGGCGATGTCGCGCAACTGGGACAGCAGCAGCGGCTGGCAGAAGGCAGTTAACCTGCGCTGGAGCCTGGACCACTTTACGCAGGGCAGCGTGACCAACACTACGATGCTGCTCTATCCCGGCGTCAGCGTAAACCGCACCCGTTCGCGGGGCGGTCTGATGCCGACCTGGGGCGATTCACAGCGCTACTCGGTGGACGTCTCGGATACGACCTGGGGTTCAGACGTTGACTTCCTGATCCTGCAGGCGCAGAACGTCTGGATCCGCACGCTGGGCGACAGCCATCGTTTTGTGGCGCGCGGCAATCTTGGCTGGATCGAAACCAACGACTTTGACAAAGTGCCGCCGGATCTGCGCTTCTTTGCCGGGGGCGACCGCAGTATTCGCGGCTACAAATACAAAAACATTTCGCCGCGTGATGACGACGGCAAACTCACCGGTGCATCCAAACTCGCCACCGGATCGCTGGAATATCAGTACAACGTCACCGGAAAATGGTGGGGCGCGGTGTTCGTTGACTCGGGTGAAGCCGTTAACGACATCAAACAGAGCAATATCAAAACCGGTGCGGGCGTCGGCGTGCGCTGGTCTTCGCCGGTTGGCCCCATCAAATTTGATATCGCCAGACCCATCGGGGATGACGAGGCACATGGATTACAATTCTACGTAGGGCTGGGGCCAGAACTATGA
- the cysQ gene encoding 3'(2'),5'-bisphosphate nucleotidase CysQ: protein MLEQICQLAREAGDAIMQVYNGAAPLDVSHKSDDSPVTAADIAAHNVIMKGLKQLSPEIPVLSEEDPPAWEVRQHWQRYWLVDPLDGTKEFIKRNGEFTVNIALIEAGKPVMGVVYAPVLGVMYAAADGKAWKEEGGQREQIHARDARPPLVVVSRSHGDDAEMKEYLKQLGEHQTVATGSSLKFCLVAEGKAQLYPRFGPTNIWDTGAGHAVAMAAGAHVHDWQGKTLDYAPRESFLNPGFRVSLF, encoded by the coding sequence ATGTTAGAGCAAATCTGCCAACTGGCACGCGAAGCGGGCGACGCGATTATGCAGGTCTATAACGGTGCCGCGCCGCTTGACGTTTCTCACAAATCGGACGATTCACCGGTGACCGCTGCGGATATCGCGGCGCACAACGTTATCATGAAGGGCCTGAAGCAGTTATCGCCTGAGATCCCGGTGCTGTCAGAAGAAGATCCCCCAGCCTGGGAGGTGCGTCAGCACTGGCAGCGTTACTGGCTGGTCGATCCGCTGGATGGCACCAAAGAGTTCATCAAACGCAACGGCGAATTTACCGTCAATATTGCACTAATCGAAGCGGGCAAGCCGGTGATGGGCGTGGTTTATGCACCGGTGCTGGGCGTCATGTACGCCGCTGCAGACGGCAAAGCGTGGAAAGAAGAGGGCGGTCAGCGTGAACAGATTCATGCCCGTGACGCGCGTCCTCCGCTGGTCGTGGTGAGCCGCTCCCATGGCGATGACGCCGAGATGAAAGAGTACCTGAAACAGCTGGGTGAACATCAGACCGTCGCCACCGGCTCTTCTCTGAAATTCTGCCTGGTGGCGGAAGGTAAAGCCCAGCTCTATCCCCGTTTCGGGCCCACCAACATCTGGGATACCGGCGCGGGTCATGCCGTGGCGATGGCCGCTGGCGCCCATGTGCATGACTGGCAGGGTAAAACCCTGGACTACGCGCCGCGCGAATCCTTCCTTAATCCTGGCTTCCGCGTCTCCCTGTTTTAA
- a CDS encoding bifunctional 2',3'-cyclic-nucleotide 2'-phosphodiesterase/3'-nucleotidase yields the protein MFKPGMMLLALSVSVATQAATVDLRILETTDLHSNMMDFDYYKDTPTEKFGLVRTATLIHAARQEVKNSLLVDNGDIIQGSPLGDYMAAKGLREGEIHPVYKALNTLDYSVGNLGNHEFNYGLPYLKKALAGARFPYVNANVIDVKSGKPLFTPYIIKSTTMVDRDGKKQTLKIGYIGFVPPQIMVWDKANLQGKVRVDDITETARRYVPEMRAQGADLIIAIPHSGLSSEPYHTMAENSVYYLSQVEGINAILFGHAHAVFPSEEFAAIKGADIANGTLNGIPAVMPGMWGDHLGVVDLVLSNEDGHWQVSSGKAQARPIYDIAAKKSLAAEDPALVKVLADDHRATREFVAKPIGKSADVMYSYLSLVQDDPTVQIVNNAQRAYVEHFIQGDPDLGQLPVLSAAAPFKAGGRKNDPSSYTEVEKGALTFRNAADLYLYPNTLVVMKVTGAQVKEWLECSAGQFNQIDPHSSKTQSLINWDFRTYNFDVIDGVNYQIDVTQPARYDAECQLIHPDASRIRQLSWQGKPVDPQAIFLVATNNYRAYGGKFAGTGDKYIAFASPDENRAVVAAYISAETKAYGEVQPKADNNWRLAPITSSTPLDIQFETAPGDKATGFIQQHAQYPLQSKGTDAIGFALWQVNLQQK from the coding sequence ATGTTTAAGCCCGGAATGATGTTACTGGCCCTGAGCGTTTCCGTCGCCACCCAGGCCGCAACGGTAGATTTGCGGATACTGGAAACCACCGATCTGCACAGCAACATGATGGATTTCGACTACTACAAAGACACGCCAACCGAGAAGTTTGGTCTGGTGCGAACCGCCACGCTGATTCACGCCGCGCGCCAGGAGGTGAAGAACAGTCTGCTGGTCGATAACGGTGACATCATCCAGGGCAGCCCGCTGGGTGACTATATGGCAGCCAAAGGATTACGTGAGGGCGAGATCCATCCGGTCTATAAGGCGCTCAATACGCTGGATTACAGCGTCGGCAACCTCGGTAATCATGAATTCAATTATGGCCTGCCCTACCTGAAAAAAGCGCTGGCAGGCGCCCGCTTTCCTTATGTAAATGCCAACGTGATTGACGTGAAGAGCGGCAAGCCGCTGTTTACTCCTTACATCATCAAATCCACCACGATGGTTGATCGTGACGGCAAAAAGCAGACCCTGAAGATTGGCTATATCGGCTTTGTGCCGCCGCAGATCATGGTGTGGGACAAAGCCAACCTGCAGGGCAAGGTGCGGGTCGATGACATCACCGAAACGGCACGCCGTTATGTGCCTGAGATGCGCGCACAGGGTGCCGATCTGATTATCGCTATCCCCCACTCCGGCCTGAGCAGCGAGCCGTATCACACGATGGCGGAGAACTCGGTTTACTATCTCAGCCAGGTGGAAGGCATCAACGCCATCCTGTTTGGTCATGCACATGCGGTCTTCCCCAGTGAGGAGTTCGCCGCCATTAAGGGTGCGGACATCGCTAACGGCACGCTGAACGGCATTCCGGCGGTGATGCCAGGCATGTGGGGCGATCACCTGGGCGTGGTCGATCTGGTGCTGAGCAATGAAGATGGACACTGGCAGGTAAGCAGCGGCAAAGCGCAGGCGCGGCCGATTTATGACATCGCCGCGAAAAAATCGCTGGCGGCGGAAGATCCGGCACTGGTGAAAGTCCTCGCTGACGATCACCGCGCGACGCGGGAGTTTGTGGCGAAACCCATCGGCAAGTCCGCCGATGTGATGTACAGCTATCTGTCGCTGGTGCAAGACGACCCGACAGTGCAGATCGTCAATAATGCGCAGCGCGCCTACGTGGAGCACTTTATTCAGGGCGATCCGGATCTGGGCCAACTGCCGGTACTCTCTGCTGCTGCGCCGTTTAAAGCGGGCGGACGTAAAAACGACCCATCGAGCTACACCGAAGTGGAGAAAGGCGCGCTGACCTTCCGTAACGCCGCCGACCTTTATCTCTACCCCAATACGCTGGTGGTGATGAAAGTCACGGGCGCACAGGTCAAAGAGTGGCTGGAGTGTTCGGCGGGCCAGTTTAACCAGATCGATCCGCACAGCAGCAAAACGCAGTCGCTAATCAACTGGGATTTCCGCACCTATAACTTCGATGTGATTGACGGGGTGAATTACCAGATTGATGTGACTCAGCCTGCGCGCTACGACGCGGAGTGTCAGCTGATCCACCCGGATGCTTCACGTATCCGCCAGCTTAGCTGGCAGGGTAAGCCCGTCGATCCGCAGGCCATTTTCCTGGTCGCGACCAATAACTATCGCGCTTACGGCGGCAAGTTTGCCGGTACCGGGGATAAATACATTGCCTTTGCTTCGCCGGACGAGAACCGGGCAGTAGTCGCGGCTTATATCAGCGCGGAAACCAAAGCGTACGGAGAAGTGCAGCCGAAGGCAGACAATAACTGGCGTCTGGCACCGATTACCTCATCCACCCCGCTCGATATTCAGTTTGAAACGGCACCGGGTGATAAGGCGACCGGCTTTATTCAGCAGCATGCGCAATATCCGCTTCAGTCCAAAGGCACAGATGCGATTGGCTTTGCGCTGTGGCAGGTGAATTTACAGCAGAAATAA
- the tamB gene encoding autotransporter assembly complex protein TamB, which translates to MKLWKKVLIGILIFLVLLLGGVAFLIGTTPGLHLVLKGASRWVPGLSIRQVEGGWRNLTLNGLRFEMPGVSVDAGQIHLAVDLNCLLHSSVCVNDVSLRDISVVVDSKKMTPAAPAPEEESGNTNLSTPYPITLRHLGLHNINVKVDDTAISLLDFTTGLQWQDRALTLNPTRIQSLLIALPKAAKVVNEEVVEPKVQQPHPAEKPLGETLQAMFAQPLLPALPDFRLPLDIEVQQILGEQLRITGDTDISVSRLLLKAKTADRQMQLTTLEVDSNLGNLNGSGQATLADNWPVDFTLNGTVNTDPIKGEKLALKLNGAMRDELKLGLNLSGPVKAQLDATTQLAVAGLPLSLQLTSPQLRWPLTGPVQYQADNLDYQFKGKATDYVMSLQTAVKGESVPPANISLTGKGNVEQFSLDRLRVAALQGNIDLTALVDWSKAISWRSELTLAGINTAKQYPDWPARLDGKITTRGSLYGGSWQLSVPQLQLKGNVKQNAVTADGSLTGNSYNQWTVPGIKLALGRNHLDVKGALGDSLDLDASIDAPQLDNALPGLGGVVNGTIKARGTLKAPQLLADLNARGLRWQQMQINRVTLNGDVRSGEQVAGKLQLRVEQLKQDALNISLLTLNADGNERQHQLKLNVQGKPVSGQLALNGSFDRQTERWRGSLNDTHFDTPVGEWRLTRAMAIDYLNSRQTATIGPHCWQNPNAQICVPEPVEAGPAGKAHVVLNRFDLAMVKPFMPDATQLSGLFSGDVRVNWTADGALPTGTVALKGNGVKVVQDVQGNNLPIAFDTLNLNAALQNGRAKLDWLIRIANNGQLDGNVQIDDPQNRRTLGGNVNIRNISLAMINPALMQGEKIKGSLNSSLRLGGSIQQPQVFGQLGLTGVDVDGNFMPVDLTAANLNLVFNGMSSTLNGLVQTAQGNINLSGNADWSQLDNWRARIAAQGSRVRVTVPPMVRMDVSPDLVFEATPAAFNLDGRVDIPWARITVQEVPESATGVSSDEVMLDKQLKPIAPQTTAIPINSNLVIHVGNDVRLSAFGLKAKLNGDLKLVQDRTGLGLNGQINIPSGRFHAYGQDLIVRKGELQFAGPPDQPYVNLEAIRNPDATEDGVTAGLRVTGLADEPKAEVFSDPAMSQQEALSYLLRGQGLGSDGDSNALTSALVGLGVAQSGQVVGKIGETFGVSNLAVDTAGVGDSQQVQVSGYVLPGLQVKYGVGIFDSLATLTLRYRLMPKLYLEAVSGVDQALDLLYQFEF; encoded by the coding sequence ATGAAGCTGTGGAAAAAGGTCCTGATCGGTATTCTGATCTTTCTGGTACTGCTGTTGGGCGGCGTGGCATTTTTAATTGGTACCACGCCGGGGCTGCATTTAGTGCTGAAGGGGGCATCGCGCTGGGTGCCCGGCCTGTCCATCAGGCAGGTCGAGGGCGGCTGGCGTAACCTGACGCTCAACGGTCTGCGTTTTGAGATGCCAGGCGTCAGCGTCGATGCCGGGCAAATCCATCTGGCGGTGGATCTCAACTGCCTGCTGCACTCCTCCGTCTGCGTTAACGATGTTTCCCTGCGTGATATCAGCGTGGTCGTCGACAGCAAGAAGATGACACCTGCTGCGCCAGCGCCGGAAGAGGAGAGTGGCAACACCAACCTCAGTACGCCGTACCCGATTACGCTGCGTCACCTTGGCCTGCACAACATCAATGTCAAAGTGGATGACACGGCGATCTCGCTGCTCGACTTCACTACTGGCCTGCAATGGCAGGATCGCGCGCTCACGCTGAATCCGACCCGTATTCAAAGCCTGCTGATTGCGCTGCCGAAAGCGGCGAAAGTCGTGAATGAAGAGGTGGTGGAGCCGAAGGTTCAGCAGCCTCACCCTGCGGAGAAACCGCTGGGTGAAACGCTGCAGGCGATGTTTGCCCAACCGCTGCTGCCTGCGCTGCCCGATTTCCGTCTGCCGCTGGATATTGAGGTGCAGCAGATTCTGGGTGAGCAGCTGCGCATTACCGGCGACACCGATATCTCCGTCAGCCGGTTACTGCTGAAAGCTAAAACCGCCGATCGTCAGATGCAACTGACGACGCTGGAAGTCGACTCGAATCTTGGCAACCTCAACGGCAGCGGACAGGCGACGCTGGCGGATAACTGGCCGGTCGATTTCACCCTGAACGGCACGGTTAACACCGACCCGATCAAAGGCGAAAAGCTGGCGCTGAAACTGAATGGTGCAATGCGCGACGAGCTGAAGCTGGGACTGAATCTTTCCGGTCCGGTGAAAGCACAGCTGGATGCGACCACTCAACTGGCCGTGGCGGGACTGCCGCTGTCGCTGCAGCTGACCAGTCCGCAGCTGCGCTGGCCGTTAACCGGCCCGGTACAGTATCAGGCGGATAACCTGGACTATCAGTTCAAAGGCAAAGCCACCGACTATGTGATGTCACTGCAGACCGCCGTGAAGGGCGAGTCGGTACCACCAGCCAATATCTCGCTGACGGGTAAAGGCAATGTTGAGCAGTTCAGCCTGGATCGCCTGCGCGTGGCTGCATTGCAGGGCAATATTGACCTCACCGCGCTGGTGGACTGGAGCAAGGCGATCAGCTGGCGCAGTGAGCTGACGCTGGCCGGGATCAACACCGCAAAACAGTATCCTGACTGGCCAGCGCGGCTGGATGGAAAAATCACCACCCGCGGCAGTCTCTATGGCGGCAGCTGGCAGCTGAGTGTGCCGCAGCTTCAGCTGAAAGGAAATGTGAAGCAGAACGCCGTGACCGCTGACGGCTCACTGACCGGTAACAGCTACAACCAGTGGACGGTGCCGGGCATTAAGCTGGCGCTGGGACGCAACCATCTGGATGTCAAAGGGGCGCTGGGCGACAGTCTGGATCTTGATGCCAGCATCGACGCGCCACAGCTCGACAATGCGCTGCCCGGTCTGGGCGGTGTCGTCAACGGCACTATCAAAGCGCGTGGCACCCTGAAAGCTCCGCAGCTGCTGGCCGATCTCAATGCCCGTGGTCTGCGCTGGCAGCAGATGCAGATTAATCGCGTTACGCTGAATGGCGATGTACGCTCCGGCGAACAGGTGGCGGGCAAACTGCAACTGCGCGTCGAGCAACTGAAGCAGGATGCGCTGAACATCAGCCTGCTGACGCTGAATGCGGACGGCAACGAGCGTCAGCATCAGCTGAAGCTGAATGTGCAGGGCAAACCGGTCTCTGGCCAGCTGGCGCTGAATGGCAGCTTCGATCGCCAGACCGAACGCTGGAGAGGCTCGCTGAACGATACCCATTTTGATACGCCTGTCGGCGAGTGGCGTCTGACCCGCGCGATGGCCATCGACTATCTCAACAGCCGCCAGACGGCGACCATCGGGCCGCACTGCTGGCAGAATCCGAATGCACAGATTTGTGTACCAGAGCCGGTAGAAGCCGGGCCGGCAGGCAAGGCGCATGTCGTGCTGAATCGCTTTGACCTGGCGATGGTGAAGCCGTTTATGCCGGATGCGACCCAGCTCAGCGGCCTGTTCAGCGGTGATGTGCGCGTCAACTGGACGGCCGACGGCGCGCTGCCGACCGGCACCGTGGCGCTGAAAGGCAACGGCGTGAAAGTGGTGCAGGATGTGCAGGGCAATAACCTGCCGATCGCCTTTGATACGCTGAACCTCAATGCCGCGCTGCAAAACGGACGCGCTAAGCTCGACTGGCTGATCCGCATCGCCAATAACGGGCAGCTGGATGGCAATGTGCAGATCGACGATCCGCAAAACCGCCGCACGCTGGGCGGTAACGTTAACATCCGCAATATCTCGCTGGCGATGATCAATCCGGCGCTGATGCAGGGCGAGAAGATCAAAGGCAGCCTGAACAGCAGCCTGCGTCTGGGTGGCAGCATCCAGCAGCCGCAGGTGTTTGGTCAGCTTGGTCTGACGGGTGTCGATGTGGATGGCAACTTTATGCCGGTCGATCTCACAGCCGCTAACCTGAATCTGGTGTTCAACGGCATGAGCTCCACCCTGAACGGGCTGGTGCAGACCGCGCAGGGCAACATTAACCTCAGCGGTAATGCCGACTGGAGCCAGCTCGATAACTGGCGTGCGCGCATTGCGGCGCAGGGCAGCCGGGTTCGCGTGACCGTGCCACCGATGGTGCGCATGGATGTCTCGCCGGATCTGGTGTTTGAAGCGACGCCAGCCGCCTTTAACCTTGATGGCCGGGTCGACATTCCGTGGGCGCGCATCACGGTGCAGGAAGTGCCGGAAAGCGCCACCGGCGTTTCGTCGGATGAGGTGATGCTGGATAAACAGCTGAAGCCAATTGCACCGCAAACCACCGCGATCCCGATTAACAGTAATCTGGTGATCCACGTCGGTAACGATGTGCGGCTCTCGGCATTTGGCCTGAAAGCGAAACTGAATGGCGATCTTAAACTGGTACAGGATAGGACAGGGCTTGGTCTGAATGGCCAGATCAACATTCCGTCCGGTCGCTTCCACGCTTATGGTCAGGATCTGATCGTCCGTAAAGGCGAGCTGCAGTTTGCCGGTCCGCCGGATCAGCCTTACGTCAATCTGGAAGCTATCCGTAACCCGGATGCGACTGAAGATGGCGTCACCGCCGGTCTGCGCGTCACCGGCCTTGCCGATGAGCCGAAAGCGGAAGTCTTCTCCGATCCGGCGATGTCGCAGCAGGAAGCGCTTTCCTATCTGCTGCGCGGTCAGGGATTAGGCAGTGACGGTGACAGTAACGCCCTTACTTCGGCCCTTGTTGGCTTAGGGGTTGCACAAAGTGGGCAGGTTGTGGGTAAAATCGGGGAGACATTCGGTGTCAGTAATCTGGCCGTTGATACTGCGGGTGTTGGCGACAGCCAGCAGGTGCAGGTCAGTGGCTATGTACTACCGGGTCTGCAGGTAAAATACGGTGTTGGCATATTTGATTCACTGGCGACGTTAACCTTGCGTTACCGCCTGATGCCTAAGCTCTATCTGGAAGCCGTATCCGGTGTGGATCAGGCTCTCGATTTGCTCTATCAGTTTGAGTTTTAG